The following coding sequences lie in one Schistosoma mansoni, WGS project CABG00000000 data, supercontig 0097, strain Puerto Rico, whole genome shotgun sequence genomic window:
- a CDS encoding glial cells missing related — translation MLDSNKFSSSEKQLNISETWNWANYDISLNNTNHNGNGGNIEQNKCLTNFPNSNHIHLPSIESVRKITYNNNNLNHSYNNESYSTCHYDHQHKPEYTLPPITYPNIEQYETDLRNLTKTNELNHTTTHNNNNLDQIVDYLPVIHTDTTITNYLVSSTPNPLIHLNQIDQYNLITCNELKGNDNSSNIIHDDKNIIDESKDNSSLTVQQHLWDIKDLKLPKGVNGGQYWNPRRMVNYYDSYELWPTGHCRRVYAQTCERARRHQSGWAMRNTNNHNPQVLKKSCLGVLECSMNCMVQGKPLSLRPAICDKARKKQCNRECITPGCKGRLILRNCRGHSGYPVTHFWRFANGAVYFEAKGEHDHNRPSLKTFDNSPLLSKTKHIGKRGTNRKGIRREKKLTNTYLKKQQKYENYYKKLSNESNCTLNDIKRNRKNQQNTRSDQINKFKIPIKTDENDNDPIFYDDPFHGDTIHNVIQCDPLTTSLSNLNGNESFFIQYNNCSYLNKPKYLSSSYNEYPQSVLINSMYRENDESNPVQFNDINNEICHSTPQHHGGQHYQQPPPQQQPTVQCSMNDSIVQRTEQMITESMEFINQDEYDIDKSFNYYHFLFNSNMHESMNMNCFIEFDKYGIVKEINNVNNHYVHENMNENSLHEEEDDDDGEEEEGEEEEEQVEDTHYNHPSPFPPPQHHHHHHYQQKDEFIFNQNLLEETTNWSSSYLHNSSLLPSSSSSSSSSKEQISQFEQDLTINGVKHHNFEECLPRTSNTSIMISTTTPTTSNHTTCNNNHISTTNNSNNNDNQYLIDHNFPCDIHHYDNSLNYFIVNEPVTITFDQLLINNSHF, via the exons ATGTTGGATTCTAATAAATTTTCATCATCCGAAAAACAATTGAACATATCTGAAACTTGGAATTGGGCAAATTATGATATTAGTCTAAATAATACTAATCATAATGGTAATGGT GGTAATATTGAACAGAATAAATGTTTAACTAATTTCCCTAATTCAAATCATATACATTTACCATCTATTGAATCTGTTAGAAAAATAacatataataacaataatttgaaTCATAGTTATAATAACGAATCCTATTCAACATGTCACTATGATCATCAACATAAACCTGAATACACCTTACCACCAATTACTTATCCTAATATTGAACAATATGAAACAGATTTAAGAAACTTAACTAAAACTAATGAATTGAATCATACTActactcataataataataatcttgatCAAATTGTTGATTATCTTCCAGTAATTCATACagatactactattactaattaTTTAGTAAGTTCAACACCAAATCCATTGattcatttaaatcaaattgatCAATATAATTTGATAACATGCAATGAATTGAAAGGGAATGATAACAGTTCCAATATCATTCATGATGATAAGAATATAATTGATGAGTCCAAAGACAATTCCAGTTTAACTGTTCAACAACATTTATGGGATATAAAGGATTTGAAATTACCAAAA GGTGTGAATGGAGGCCAGTATTGGAATCCACGACGCATG GTTAATTATTATGATTCATATGAATTATGGCCAACTGGACATTGTAGACGTGTATATGCTCAAACATGTGAACGTGCACGACGACATCAAAGTGGTTGGGCTATGCGTAatacaaataatcataatcCTCAAGTATTAAAAAAATCATGTCTTGGTGTATTAGAATGTTCAATGAATTGTATGGTACAAGGTAAACCATTAAGTTTACGTCCAGCTATATGTGATAAAGCAAGAAAGAAACAATGTA ATCGTGAATGTATTACACCTGGTTGTAAAGGTCGTTTAATTCTACGTAATTGTCGTGGACATAGCGGTTATCCTGTGACACATTTTTGGCGTTTTGCTAATGGTGCTGTTtattttgaagcaaaaggtgAACATGATCATAATCgtccatcattgaaaactttcG ATAATTCTCCTTtattaagtaaaacaaaacatattGGCAAGCGTGGTACAAATAGAAAAGGGATACGTCGTGAAAAAAAGTTAACAAATACGTACTTAAAG AAACAAcagaaatatgaaaattattacAAAAAATTATCTAATGAATCCAACTGTACACTGAATGATATCAAAAGAAATCGAAAAA ATCAACAGAATACAAGATCAGATCAAATTAACAAATTTAAAATTCCTATTAAAACTGATGAAAATGATAACGATCCAATTTTCTATGATGATCCATTCCATGGGGACACAATTCATAATG TCATTCAATGTGATCCTTTGACAACATCTCTATCCAATTTAAATGGTAATGAATCCTTTTTTATACAATATAATAATTGCTCATATTTAAACAAACCTAAATATTTATCATCTTCATATAATGAATATCCACAGAGTGTATTGATCAATTCAATGTACCGGGAAAATGATGAGAGTAATCCAGTACAGtttaatgatataaataatgaaatctgTCATTCTACACCACAACA CCACGGAGGACAACATTATCAACAgccaccaccacaacaacaaccGACTGTTCAATGTTCAATGAATGATAGTATCGTTCAACGGACAGAACAGATGATAACTGAAAGTATGGAATTTATAAATCAAGATGAATATGATATTgataaatcattcaattattatcattttctaTTCAATTCAAATATGCATGAATCAATGAATATGAATTGTTTTATTGAATTCGATAAATATGGAATAGTGAAAGAGATTAACAATGTTAACAATCATTATGTACatgaaaatatgaatgaaaacAGTTTACATgaagaagaagatgatgatgatggggaagaagaagaaggtgaagaagaagaagaacaggtGGAAGATACTCACTACAATCATCCATCACCATTTCCTCCAcctcagcatcatcatcatcatcactatcaACAAAAGGACGAATTCATTTTTAATCAAAATCTACTAGAAGAAACAACCAACTGGTCCAGTTCATATTTACATAATTCTTCATTATtaccatcatcatcgtcatcgtcatcatcatcgaaGGAACAAATCAGTCAGTTTGAACAAGATCTAACAATAAACGGTGTTAAACATCATAATTTTGAAGAATGTTTACCTCGAACTAGTAATACTTCTATTATGATTAGtactactactcctactactaGCAATCATACTActtgtaataataatcatattagtactactaataatagtaataataatgataatcaatatTTGATTGATCATAATTTCCCCTGTGACATTCATCACTATGAtaattcattgaatta